One genomic window of Haladaptatus sp. R4 includes the following:
- a CDS encoding fibronectin type III-like domain-contianing protein has translation MREQKGFERVELDPGERTTVSFSLSTDDRLFAHEPSGYGDIGRLRLFVDEHVHDLRVDTN, from the coding sequence GTGCGCGAACAGAAGGGTTTCGAACGTGTCGAACTCGACCCCGGCGAGCGCACGACCGTCTCGTTCTCGCTCTCCACCGACGACCGACTGTTCGCGCACGAACCCAGTGGGTACGGTGACATCGGCCGACTACGGCTCTTCGTCGACGAACACGTCCACGACCTCCGCGTCGATACGAACTGA
- a CDS encoding HAD family hydrolase — MTDEYDAVVYDLDGTLVRLAVDWAAAAKEIQPIIREHGGEATANDALDLLPVAESLGIEEKIEPHLAAAERAGARRSERLPLLEEFADAERPVAICSLNCETACRLALEEHGVPNGTDVIVGRDSVPERKPHPQPLLTAVERLDAVPERTLFVGDSDSDAVTARKAGTAFRRV; from the coding sequence GTGACGGACGAATACGATGCAGTCGTGTACGACCTCGATGGAACGCTGGTTCGACTCGCCGTGGATTGGGCCGCTGCTGCAAAGGAGATACAGCCGATAATTCGGGAACACGGCGGCGAAGCGACCGCGAACGACGCGCTGGATCTGTTGCCGGTCGCGGAATCGCTCGGTATCGAGGAGAAGATAGAACCGCACCTCGCGGCGGCCGAGCGCGCCGGGGCGCGGCGATCCGAACGACTCCCGCTGTTGGAGGAGTTCGCCGACGCGGAACGACCGGTCGCCATCTGCTCGCTCAACTGTGAAACGGCCTGCCGTCTCGCGCTGGAGGAACACGGCGTCCCGAACGGAACCGACGTCATCGTCGGGCGGGACTCGGTCCCAGAACGGAAACCACACCCACAACCACTGCTCACCGCCGTGGAACGTCTCGACGCGGTTCCGGAACGAACCCTCTTCGTCGGGGACTCGGACAGCGACGCGGTGACGGCCCGGAAGGCGGGAACCGCCTTCCGGAGGGTGTGA
- a CDS encoding winged helix-turn-helix domain-containing protein, which yields MSLLDMLGSKPRLEILRLLSREPMYVSELAEEVGMDGKTAVHHLRALEGADLIEPYRQGNRKYYRLTKVVTLRAAPYPERTFIVQASDVDGGTA from the coding sequence ATGTCACTGCTCGACATGCTCGGGAGCAAACCCCGTCTCGAAATCCTACGGTTGCTCTCGCGCGAACCGATGTACGTCTCCGAACTCGCGGAGGAAGTGGGAATGGACGGGAAGACGGCCGTGCACCACCTGCGGGCGTTGGAGGGGGCGGACCTCATCGAACCGTACAGGCAGGGGAATCGAAAGTACTACCGACTGACGAAGGTCGTCACCCTCCGCGCCGCGCCGTACCCGGAGCGGACGTTCATCGTCCAAGCGAGCGATGTCGATGGCGGAACGGCCTGA
- a CDS encoding amphi-Trp domain-containing protein has protein sequence MDDNVELPTDGNSKPSEVTDGFFEREVQLSREQTGTFLRELADQIEAGTKLTVSTSDWEIPFEYDEPIEVEVEFTGGREDELEIELEFTEATADDDLSVH, from the coding sequence ATGGACGACAACGTCGAACTCCCGACGGACGGCAACTCGAAACCATCGGAAGTCACCGACGGCTTCTTCGAACGCGAAGTCCAGCTTTCGCGCGAACAGACGGGCACGTTCCTCCGCGAACTCGCCGATCAGATCGAAGCGGGGACGAAGCTCACGGTTTCGACGAGCGACTGGGAGATTCCGTTCGAGTACGACGAACCCATCGAGGTCGAAGTCGAGTTCACCGGCGGCCGCGAGGACGAACTCGAAATCGAACTGGAGTTCACCGAGGCGACGGCCGACGACGACCTCTCCGTTCACTGA
- a CDS encoding ABC transporter ATP-binding protein has protein sequence MIELDDVGVSFGDVTALGGIDLRIPDGEFVTIIGPSGCGKTTLLRTVSGLQSPTRGRVRLNGRSPDEARSEGTIGVVFQQHTLLPWKTALENVVFLRRMAGKSPKRADARELLSTVGLAGFEGSRPAELSGGMKQRVAIARALHLGADVLLMDEPFGELDELTREEMGIEVRDLWRRERKTVLFVTHSVPEAVLLGDRCVVMGNDPGRIRTTFDIDLPRPRDGEVFDADAYQERVATVRSSLHADQ, from the coding sequence ATGATAGAACTGGACGACGTCGGCGTTTCGTTCGGCGACGTAACCGCCCTCGGCGGCATCGACCTCCGGATACCGGACGGCGAGTTCGTCACCATCATCGGCCCGTCCGGTTGCGGGAAAACGACCCTGTTACGAACCGTCAGCGGGCTTCAGTCGCCGACGCGCGGACGGGTTCGATTGAACGGACGCTCGCCGGACGAAGCGCGAAGCGAGGGGACCATCGGCGTCGTCTTTCAACAGCACACGCTGTTGCCGTGGAAGACGGCCCTCGAAAACGTCGTGTTCCTGCGACGGATGGCGGGAAAATCGCCGAAGCGTGCCGATGCGCGCGAACTACTCTCGACGGTCGGCCTTGCCGGATTCGAGGGTAGCCGTCCGGCCGAGCTGTCGGGGGGAATGAAACAGCGCGTGGCCATCGCCCGGGCGCTCCATCTCGGTGCGGACGTGCTGTTGATGGACGAACCGTTCGGCGAACTGGACGAACTCACCCGCGAGGAGATGGGAATCGAAGTTCGGGACCTCTGGCGTCGGGAGCGAAAGACCGTCTTGTTCGTCACCCACAGCGTTCCAGAGGCCGTGTTGCTCGGGGACCGCTGTGTCGTGATGGGAAACGATCCGGGCCGGATTAGAACGACGTTCGACATCGACCTTCCCCGTCCCCGAGATGGGGAGGTTTTCGACGCCGACGCCTACCAGGAACGGGTCGCGACGGTCCGGTCGTCGCTCCACGCCGATCAGTGA
- a CDS encoding ABC transporter substrate-binding protein: MRVREFPVLGEADRSVVDRLACGIGEPAATVLAYLLCRREEFTTEPASLLAVRIGTGSNRKAVRNALAELTERELIETTTVRDETPGRPETRWRATGSVEETVDAAYDEHARELLARAGAFPNRPESNTTAELDSPVPDAPISHATNASVSLALNWRPNGLHAPLFVADETGLYEKWGLSVGFDVHDGSRAALDDIVSEAADVAVSGAATVLRARAEGEKIVPVALLFQHAMTTIYGLRTTFDGPLERAEQLRGLRIGMPSTAETGLLGRLFLSQGGVLDDVEIVDLRGEERAALLSGAVDAVTGSFSDPRKLRDDGISVESIPVAERFPLPGPAIVTSEQALSEREPELAAFLAATTGGWTTARQNPSRVEEAIEAHDDAEPSSPVRERRTFEAAVAEFGTTDAVRNFGWGWGEAELWNRLSTALDGVGLLGSEGTER, translated from the coding sequence ATGCGGGTTCGGGAGTTTCCGGTCTTGGGGGAGGCCGACCGATCGGTCGTCGACAGACTTGCGTGCGGGATTGGGGAACCGGCGGCGACGGTACTGGCGTATCTGTTGTGCCGAAGGGAAGAGTTCACGACGGAGCCAGCGTCGCTGCTCGCCGTTCGGATCGGAACCGGGTCGAATCGGAAGGCGGTGCGAAACGCACTGGCCGAACTGACGGAACGGGAACTGATAGAGACGACCACGGTTCGGGACGAGACACCCGGTAGACCGGAGACGAGGTGGCGTGCGACCGGAAGCGTCGAGGAGACGGTCGACGCCGCGTACGACGAGCACGCCCGCGAGTTGCTCGCACGGGCGGGAGCGTTCCCAAACCGCCCAGAATCGAACACCACCGCCGAGTTAGACTCGCCGGTTCCGGACGCACCGATTTCACACGCCACGAACGCGTCGGTCTCGCTCGCGCTGAACTGGCGGCCGAACGGCCTCCACGCGCCGCTGTTCGTCGCGGACGAGACGGGACTGTACGAAAAATGGGGACTGTCGGTTGGGTTCGACGTTCACGACGGGTCGCGGGCCGCACTCGACGACATCGTCTCGGAGGCTGCCGACGTTGCGGTCAGCGGCGCGGCGACCGTCCTTCGGGCGCGAGCGGAGGGCGAGAAAATCGTCCCGGTCGCCCTGCTGTTCCAACACGCCATGACGACCATCTACGGACTGCGAACGACGTTCGACGGTCCATTGGAGCGCGCCGAACAGCTTCGTGGCCTCCGTATCGGGATGCCATCGACCGCCGAGACGGGGCTGCTCGGTCGGTTGTTCCTCTCGCAAGGGGGCGTCCTGGACGACGTGGAAATCGTGGACCTCCGTGGCGAGGAGCGTGCCGCGCTGCTTTCCGGAGCCGTCGACGCCGTCACGGGGTCGTTTTCCGACCCACGGAAACTACGGGACGACGGAATCTCGGTCGAGTCGATTCCCGTCGCGGAACGGTTTCCCCTCCCCGGTCCAGCAATCGTGACGAGCGAGCAGGCCCTCTCGGAACGCGAACCGGAACTGGCCGCGTTCCTCGCGGCGACGACGGGCGGATGGACGACCGCCCGGCAAAACCCATCCCGCGTCGAGGAGGCAATCGAAGCACACGACGACGCCGAACCCAGTTCCCCCGTCCGAGAGCGACGGACGTTCGAAGCGGCCGTCGCGGAGTTCGGAACCACCGACGCGGTTCGCAACTTTGGATGGGGATGGGGGGAAGCGGAGCTATGGAACCGGTTATCGACCGCGCTCGACGGCGTCGGATTGCTCGGAAGCGAGGGGACCGAACGATGA
- a CDS encoding aminoglycoside phosphotransferase family protein — protein sequence MDDEIVSIVEREVGETPFSVVRVDEGLLHETYDVSCETGRYVLQFDSDGERDDSLRRGYNCYIALRGSDIPIPEVVTETVTSDDGRGYTIVEKLQGTTGEKDISPERTRNAGRVLARIHEFERFDEAGWLRFEGREPTVESFEAEGLQEWVLDNVAESSTCLRNGGLETAGVDVEDAFDRFGETLPEAFRPVFCHNDYSPDNVLFEDDAVTGVIDFDRATANNAQRALAKAANCFWMHDPNADWNVRETFYDGYRERRNVDDSFERNEPLYRVETLANIVAALLDMDGLSEYETEFYAEQIREEVERAEQAKR from the coding sequence ATGGACGACGAAATCGTCTCGATAGTGGAACGGGAAGTGGGGGAGACGCCGTTCAGCGTCGTGCGAGTCGACGAGGGATTGCTCCACGAGACCTACGACGTGAGTTGCGAGACCGGACGATACGTGTTGCAGTTCGACTCGGACGGTGAACGGGACGACTCCCTCCGCCGCGGATACAACTGTTACATCGCGTTGCGCGGTTCCGACATCCCTATTCCCGAAGTCGTGACGGAGACGGTCACGTCGGACGACGGCCGAGGGTACACCATCGTCGAGAAACTCCAGGGAACCACGGGTGAGAAGGACATCTCACCCGAACGAACCCGGAACGCCGGGCGGGTTCTGGCGAGGATACACGAGTTCGAGCGCTTCGACGAGGCGGGATGGCTCCGGTTCGAGGGACGGGAACCGACCGTCGAGAGCTTCGAAGCGGAAGGGCTGCAGGAGTGGGTTCTGGATAACGTCGCTGAGAGTTCGACGTGCCTGCGAAATGGGGGCTTGGAAACGGCCGGAGTGGACGTCGAGGACGCGTTCGACCGGTTCGGCGAAACCCTTCCGGAGGCGTTTCGCCCCGTCTTCTGCCACAACGACTACTCGCCGGACAACGTCCTCTTCGAGGACGATGCGGTGACCGGAGTCATCGACTTCGACCGCGCGACTGCGAACAACGCACAGAGAGCCCTCGCGAAAGCGGCCAACTGTTTCTGGATGCACGACCCGAACGCCGACTGGAACGTCCGGGAAACGTTCTACGACGGATATCGGGAACGGCGAAACGTGGACGATTCCTTCGAGCGGAACGAACCGCTCTACCGGGTGGAGACGCTCGCCAACATCGTCGCGGCACTGCTCGACATGGACGGACTGTCGGAGTACGAAACGGAGTTCTACGCCGAGCAGATTCGGGAAGAGGTCGAGCGGGCCGAACAGGCGAAGCGGTAA
- a CDS encoding ABC transporter permease, translating into MVFGCGGRLALGVCIRVVPGLGSVLYPYLVGFRVVPHVAVAPLLLVWLGVSFEAAVVMIAASTFFPITIGAAAGLAATPDEQLALLRSVDAPLHRELLFVRLRNAVPSLFAGIKLSVVTAVVGTVIAEWFVAERGFGVLVLQGMSDFAPTLTFAAAVCLFALGGGLFAVASALQRYVSW; encoded by the coding sequence GTGGTGTTTGGGTGCGGGGGTCGGCTCGCGCTCGGCGTCTGCATCCGCGTCGTCCCGGGACTGGGAAGCGTGCTGTATCCGTATCTGGTCGGGTTCCGCGTCGTGCCGCACGTCGCGGTCGCGCCGCTCCTGCTCGTTTGGCTCGGCGTCTCCTTCGAGGCGGCGGTCGTCATGATCGCGGCATCGACGTTCTTCCCGATCACCATCGGGGCGGCGGCCGGACTCGCCGCGACGCCCGACGAACAACTGGCACTGCTCCGCTCGGTCGATGCGCCGCTCCATCGGGAACTGCTGTTCGTCCGCCTTCGGAACGCCGTTCCCTCCCTGTTCGCCGGAATCAAACTCTCCGTCGTCACGGCCGTCGTCGGTACCGTCATCGCGGAGTGGTTCGTCGCCGAACGGGGATTCGGCGTCCTCGTCCTGCAGGGAATGTCTGATTTCGCGCCAACGTTGACGTTCGCGGCGGCAGTCTGCCTGTTCGCGCTCGGCGGCGGGTTGTTCGCCGTGGCGAGCGCGCTCCAACGGTACGTCTCGTGGTAA
- a CDS encoding ABC transporter substrate-binding protein has translation MSRPEFAERNPKTVRGFLRATAKGWAWAANNPKRAMDVMVDAKPSLAQSRKMGVFKIKYTTNNLVTGDNGRWGWQRPKSWNTVSKALFRTGVVPKTGVRAAWTNDFLDTKYEYIESYEGHVESGR, from the coding sequence ATCTCGCGCCCGGAGTTCGCCGAACGGAATCCGAAGACCGTCCGGGGATTCCTGCGTGCGACCGCCAAGGGATGGGCGTGGGCCGCCAACAACCCGAAGAGGGCGATGGACGTGATGGTCGATGCCAAGCCGAGTTTGGCACAGTCCCGGAAGATGGGCGTCTTCAAAATCAAGTACACGACGAACAACCTCGTCACGGGCGATAACGGACGATGGGGCTGGCAACGGCCGAAGTCGTGGAACACCGTCAGCAAAGCGCTGTTCCGGACGGGTGTCGTGCCGAAAACCGGCGTTCGGGCAGCGTGGACGAACGACTTCCTCGACACGAAGTACGAGTACATCGAGTCGTACGAAGGGCACGTCGAGAGCGGCCGATAG
- a CDS encoding ABC transporter substrate-binding protein: protein MKGEKNMGRRRALQVAAAGLSLGLVGTAQGSRAARKSNAVDVMLNWNANSTQAGYFVAKRKGFYDEQGVTVTEFVPGQGGTFAAKQVGLGRQGFGLSDAASVLTARSKGLPVRSYGTSQQRSDGVVYTVEKVFGGKLEKPKQLQGKTLAAPKDSPMTTLTKAVLKRAGVLDSVNFLGVAPEQQTPMLLSGNADAAIAIFDSPTALRRKGYDASAIRLADYMPTVGRRSSRARSSPNGIRRPSGDSCVRPPRDGRGPPTTRRGRWT, encoded by the coding sequence ATGAAGGGGGAGAAAAACATGGGGCGGCGCCGAGCGCTGCAAGTCGCGGCGGCCGGACTGAGTCTCGGCCTCGTGGGAACGGCACAGGGGAGTCGGGCGGCACGGAAATCGAACGCCGTGGACGTCATGCTGAACTGGAACGCGAATTCGACACAGGCGGGCTACTTCGTCGCCAAGCGAAAGGGGTTCTACGACGAACAGGGCGTGACCGTGACGGAGTTCGTCCCCGGACAGGGCGGCACCTTCGCGGCCAAGCAGGTCGGGTTGGGACGCCAAGGGTTCGGGCTCAGTGACGCCGCATCGGTGCTCACCGCACGAAGCAAGGGACTGCCGGTGCGGTCGTACGGAACCAGCCAACAACGGAGCGACGGCGTCGTCTACACCGTCGAGAAGGTGTTCGGTGGAAAACTCGAAAAGCCGAAACAGTTGCAGGGGAAGACGCTCGCCGCGCCGAAGGACTCGCCGATGACGACGTTGACGAAAGCAGTGTTGAAACGAGCGGGCGTGCTCGACAGCGTGAACTTCCTCGGTGTCGCACCCGAACAGCAGACGCCGATGTTGCTGTCGGGGAACGCCGACGCCGCCATCGCCATCTTCGACTCGCCGACCGCGCTCAGGCGGAAGGGGTACGACGCGTCCGCTATCCGACTCGCGGACTACATGCCGACCGTCGGTCGACGGTCATCTCGCGCCCGGAGTTCGCCGAACGGAATCCGAAGACCGTCCGGGGATTCCTGCGTGCGACCGCCAAGGGATGGGCGTGGGCCGCCAACAACCCGAAGAGGGCGATGGACGTGA